The Verrucomicrobiota bacterium genome includes a region encoding these proteins:
- the glnE gene encoding bifunctional [glutamate--ammonia ligase]-adenylyl-L-tyrosine phosphorylase/[glutamate--ammonia-ligase] adenylyltransferase, producing MEIARAAAVCPNPPVQNPAWKTALDACADPQRARDAIERLKSSGASAALRKSSAEQARIVAAVLGGSQSLGDALVANPEWLGSVLDPGSLAHPRQPQGLRREVEGFLRPALDARDFEGALAQLRRFKQREWLRIGARDLARLGDMPQITRELSDVADGCLDAVLRVCRRQFEARLGSPFHLDADSVWQPTPFCVLGMGKLGGQELNFSSDVDLLFAYTDEGHAFREAPRGGELSGRGVTNHAFFKRVAEAFIAEVTRATADGFLYRVDMRLRPEGDTGPLVRSVESYGHFYAQWGQTWERMMLMKARCVAGDDVLAGEFLETVQHFRYPRSLHPRSLEEVAAMKLRIEQEVVRSGELDRNVKLGRGGIREIEFIAQSLQLLHAGRLPFLQLPQTLPALAALARYKLLPRDEADALAAALVFLRDVEHRLQMEHDQQTHTIPTERKARERIARLMGFETLAAFETGLGRHTRTVRESYEKVFGTEATAAATALPARFEGHEEAWGAQLAARRFRDPPKAVRLLREFVEGPGYVHVSARTSELAMRLIPVLFDTCDGKRHDSATSPSALRHPPSAILSDPDRVLARLDAYITAYGSRAMLYEAWTNRPALFELLLLLFDRSEFLAESAIRAPDLVDDLLTTGRLRRMKSAAEILDELRHGSGDDDQRLWIRRYHQAEFMRLGLRDILGLVGFEVNLAELSALADACLGYALEVVARRHRFKSAPLAIIGLGKLGGSELTYGSDLDILFVADDKARDLPRLQALAAELIDLLSATTEHGTTFALDARLRPDGEKGLLVNTLAAHEDYYRARAMLWEIQALGRARFIAGHAGAGRAFERLASALSDFSLAGVSRGFEVRGRRGLACYTPDWKGEIAHMRQRIERERTPAGHEALAFKTGAGGLVDAEFIAQTLAMELGWAEPNTLRALTRARDEAALPRAEAEALLENYRELRRVEGILRRWSYEGEAELPGDPAPLYRVAVRCGFATAAEFMKSMSICRASLRRIYERVFAERPRAMGL from the coding sequence TGCTCGACCCCGGCTCGCTCGCGCATCCCCGACAGCCGCAGGGCTTGCGCCGCGAAGTCGAGGGCTTTCTCCGCCCCGCGCTCGATGCGCGCGATTTCGAGGGCGCGCTCGCGCAGCTTCGGCGGTTCAAGCAGCGGGAGTGGCTCCGCATCGGCGCGCGCGACCTCGCGCGTCTTGGCGACATGCCGCAAATCACCCGCGAACTTTCCGACGTGGCCGATGGGTGTCTCGACGCCGTCTTGCGCGTGTGCCGGCGACAGTTCGAAGCGCGGCTCGGCTCGCCGTTCCACCTCGACGCCGACTCGGTGTGGCAGCCGACGCCATTCTGCGTGCTCGGCATGGGCAAGCTTGGCGGGCAGGAGCTCAATTTCAGCTCGGACGTGGACCTGCTCTTCGCCTACACAGACGAGGGCCACGCGTTCCGTGAAGCCCCGCGCGGCGGCGAGCTCTCGGGCAGGGGCGTGACGAATCACGCGTTCTTCAAGCGGGTCGCCGAGGCGTTCATCGCGGAAGTCACGCGCGCGACCGCCGATGGCTTTCTCTACCGGGTGGACATGCGGCTCCGGCCCGAGGGCGACACCGGCCCGCTCGTGCGCTCGGTCGAGAGCTACGGGCATTTCTACGCGCAATGGGGCCAGACGTGGGAGCGCATGATGCTGATGAAGGCGCGCTGCGTCGCGGGCGACGACGTGCTCGCGGGCGAGTTTCTCGAAACCGTCCAGCACTTCCGCTACCCGCGCTCGCTCCACCCGCGTTCGCTGGAAGAGGTCGCCGCGATGAAGCTCCGCATCGAGCAGGAAGTCGTCCGGTCCGGCGAACTCGACCGCAACGTGAAGCTGGGCCGCGGCGGCATCCGCGAGATCGAGTTCATCGCGCAATCGCTGCAGCTTCTTCATGCGGGGCGGCTGCCGTTTCTTCAGCTTCCGCAGACGCTGCCCGCGCTGGCCGCGCTCGCGCGCTACAAGCTCCTCCCGCGCGACGAGGCCGACGCGCTTGCGGCCGCGCTCGTGTTCCTGCGCGATGTCGAGCACCGGTTGCAGATGGAGCACGACCAGCAGACGCACACGATCCCGACCGAGCGCAAAGCCCGCGAGCGCATCGCGCGGCTGATGGGGTTCGAGACCCTCGCGGCGTTCGAGACGGGCCTGGGGCGGCACACGCGCACCGTGCGCGAGAGCTACGAGAAAGTGTTCGGCACGGAAGCGACCGCGGCGGCGACCGCGCTGCCCGCGCGGTTCGAAGGGCACGAGGAAGCGTGGGGGGCGCAGCTTGCGGCGCGGCGGTTCCGCGACCCGCCGAAGGCCGTGCGGCTGCTGCGCGAATTCGTCGAGGGCCCGGGCTACGTGCATGTGTCCGCGCGCACGAGCGAACTCGCGATGCGCCTCATCCCCGTGCTGTTCGACACGTGCGACGGCAAGCGCCACGACTCCGCGACGTCCCCATCCGCCCTCCGCCACCCGCCCTCCGCGATTCTCAGCGACCCCGACCGCGTCCTCGCGCGCCTCGACGCCTACATCACCGCCTACGGCTCGCGCGCGATGCTTTACGAGGCTTGGACCAACCGCCCCGCGCTCTTCGAACTGCTGCTGCTGCTCTTCGACCGCTCGGAATTCCTCGCCGAGTCCGCCATCCGCGCGCCCGATCTCGTGGACGACCTGCTCACCACCGGACGGTTGCGGCGCATGAAGTCAGCCGCCGAAATCCTCGACGAACTCCGCCACGGCAGCGGTGACGACGATCAGCGGCTTTGGATTCGCCGCTATCACCAGGCCGAATTCATGCGGCTCGGGCTGCGCGACATCCTCGGGCTCGTGGGCTTCGAGGTGAACCTCGCCGAACTCTCCGCGCTCGCCGACGCGTGCCTCGGCTACGCGCTCGAAGTCGTCGCGCGACGGCACAGGTTCAAGTCCGCGCCGCTCGCGATCATCGGCCTCGGCAAACTCGGCGGCTCGGAACTCACCTACGGCTCGGACCTGGACATCTTGTTCGTCGCCGACGACAAGGCGCGCGACCTGCCGAGGCTGCAAGCACTCGCCGCCGAGTTGATCGACCTGCTTTCGGCGACCACCGAGCACGGCACGACCTTCGCGCTCGACGCGCGGCTCCGGCCCGACGGCGAGAAGGGGTTGCTCGTGAACACGCTCGCCGCGCACGAGGACTATTACCGCGCGCGCGCGATGCTGTGGGAAATCCAGGCGCTCGGTCGCGCGCGGTTCATCGCGGGCCACGCCGGGGCCGGTCGCGCGTTCGAGCGGCTCGCGTCAGCGCTGAGTGACTTCAGCCTTGCCGGCGTTTCGCGCGGCTTCGAGGTGCGCGGCCGGCGCGGGCTCGCGTGCTACACGCCGGACTGGAAGGGCGAGATCGCGCATATGCGGCAGCGCATCGAGCGCGAGCGAACCCCCGCGGGCCACGAGGCGCTTGCGTTCAAGACCGGCGCGGGCGGGTTGGTGGACGCCGAGTTCATCGCGCAGACGCTCGCGATGGAACTCGGCTGGGCCGAGCCGAACACGTTGCGCGCGCTCACCCGCGCCCGCGACGAGGCCGCGCTTCCCCGCGCGGAGGCGGAGGCCCTGCTTGAAAACTACCGCGAACTCCGCCGCGTCGAGGGCATCCTGCGCCGCTGGAGTTACGAGGGCGAAGCGGAACTTCCCGGCGATCCCGCGCCGCTCTATCGCGTCGCCGTGCGCTGCGGCTTCGCGACCGCCGCGGAATTCATGAAATCAATGAGCATCTGCCGCGCAAGCCTGCGGCGCATTTATGAACGCGTGTTCGCGGAAAGGCCCCGCGCGATGGGTCTGTGA